Sequence from the Pyrobaculum neutrophilum V24Sta genome:
CTTACCCTAAGGCCGTGGAGGTAGGCCGACTTCCCCACGGTCAATAGGGCGGCCACTGCGGCCACCCGGCCGCTCCAGAGGGCGACGTAGGCCCTCCCCTCCCTCACCCACCTCCCTATCACCTGGGGGATATAGTCGCCCCAGTCCCACGTGTCCATGGTGAAGGACACTATCTCGGGGATGTCCTCCTCCGAGGCGGGCCTAAAGGTGAGCATAAAAGCCGGTTTTTCCACCTCTATATGCCTTACCTATACCGCATCGCCTACGACGGCACCCTCTTCTACGGCTTCACGGGGCACCCGCGGTCGCTGGAGCCCCACCTGAGGCGCGCCCTTGGCGATGTGTTGGGCCGTGGGAGTAGGACGGACCCCGGGGTGTCGGCCGTGGGAAACGTGGTGATGACGTCGGCGAAGGTGCAACCAGCCGCGGCCAACTCCAAGCTTCCGCGCGGCGTTTGGGTCTGGGCGGCGGCGGAGGTGCCGGAGGGGTTCAACCCCAGGAGGGCCAGGAGCAGACATTACCTCTACGTCGCCCCCCACTGGGGGGAGGACCTCGACTCTATGCGGGAGGCGGCGGAGCTGCTGGCTGGGACGCACGACTATGCCTCCTTCGTCCAGAGGCGTGGCGAGCCGGCGTCCACGGTGACGACCATATTCAGCATAACGGTGGAGACCAGGGGCGACCTGGTGTTTCTACACTTCGTGGGGAGGGGCTTCAGAAACAAGATGATTAGGAAGCTGGCGTGGGCTATTCTCGCGGCCGGCAGAGGGGTCTTGAGGAAAAGGGACATCGCCGATCTGCTAGAGAGGCCCAAGCCGGGGGCCGTACCCAGCGCCCCCGCCGAAGGCCTAGTGCTCCTCGACATAGACTACGGCGTGGAGTTCCAAGTGGATTACCCATCGCTTAGGAAGGCCTACCGCTACTTCCTCTGGAGGTATAGATACGCCGCGGCCCACGCCGCGGTTTTCAAAGCCGCGGGGGAGGCTCTAGCCGCTTGGGAGGAGTAAGTCTTTAAAT
This genomic interval carries:
- a CDS encoding tRNA pseudouridine synthase A (mediates pseudouridylation (positions 38, 39, 40) at the tRNA anticodon region which contributes to the structural stability), coding for MPYLYRIAYDGTLFYGFTGHPRSLEPHLRRALGDVLGRGSRTDPGVSAVGNVVMTSAKVQPAAANSKLPRGVWVWAAAEVPEGFNPRRARSRHYLYVAPHWGEDLDSMREAAELLAGTHDYASFVQRRGEPASTVTTIFSITVETRGDLVFLHFVGRGFRNKMIRKLAWAILAAGRGVLRKRDIADLLERPKPGAVPSAPAEGLVLLDIDYGVEFQVDYPSLRKAYRYFLWRYRYAAAHAAVFKAAGEALAAWEE